The following DNA comes from Plasmodium coatneyi strain Hackeri chromosome 9, complete sequence.
CGTGCGAACATGCCTGTACCGACCTGCGCCAATGCGCTTAGAGTCATCATCAAGTTGCTCGCCTTGGTAAGAACAGTAAAGAAGATGGCCCCTAATTTGTTTCTATTCACCATTCATCACCCCGTTCCGCTTTAATTCGTGACCATAACGATAACCTTACCGATGTTGTAATGATCACGACCCGTCATACTGCTAACGGCATGCTAACTTTTTAAGCCGCAGTACGTATTTGCCTATTTTCCaagttttttccctttttttcgtaacaacattttttttgttaaattttaaatacaCAGAGAAGacttgtattttttaaatcagcATTCGTTTTCCGCCAAGGCGTAGTTGCGAAATGGACGCGCTGAAATGGGTAAACGGTAAAggttctttttattctttgtaGCTCATGTCGTTTGATTGATAATAGCAAATGGACGTGTACGCATAACCGTATTTGTACTTATGTTCAGTGCGCATACTACGATGTTGCTTGTTCGCACGGGAAGTTTGTCCATGCGCATTGGGGAGGAGAAGCGCGACAAAAACATTGCACGTGTGTACACCCTCGATGAGAGCTTCTGTAGGGTAGATCGTTGTCTGGAAGTTTGCACATCGCAGTATAACACGCGTACACACAGGGGtgcatttttctccacctCTGCGCACTGCGATCAGGAGTTGGATTTTCAAAAAActcaaatttaaaaatttgaagagCCACTGAGCAAGTGCTCATCGCTCTGCTCTGCTTTGCGTTTATTTGGTTGGCTTTGCtcttattttcattttaactttgttttgtttctttttttaaaactttgtaaaaaacaaacgggaatatttataatttacttaaaaaattataaaataaaaaataacgtaacaaaaaaatagggggtaaaataaattaactaACAAATGGTGGGATTTGGAACGTGCACATAGGACGTCGTGCTCATGTGCATTGGGACGGGTGGGTAGACTGGGGCATTCCTTTATGTTACACCACTTTTTATGATGCCTTCAGCTTTCGCCCTCAACTTTcttatgtgtttttttttcaacacacCTATTTCGTTGAAAGCGATGTACATCAGTTTGTCGCATTCGACCTGCGTGGATTGGGGGCGGAATGAAAAGTGGACGATGTCAAATGGCGTGGACGCAAAATGGAGCAACCAAACGGAGGGGCGAAAAACGTTCGCCAAGCTATTCTCTCATCCACTACTCCCTGCGCTTAATTTGTCACGCAACAAATTggtgataagaaaaaaaagggattcCTCACGGCTACCCCTTCACCGGTGTTCGCATGCTTACCATATTTTTGGTTGTCTccttaaataataataggatGGACTCTAATGAATTTAATtcaattaatttttcctgattcattttaaataaggCCAATGTGATTCTAAAGATAATTTTGTCTCCTTCGTAGAAGAGGCAGTCCCATATGCGTAACGTCGTGGTGATCTGGGGAAGGCGAGGAATACAAACCCGTGTGGAGAAATATATGCAGATATATGAGAATATAAACCCTGGAACACGCGCATCCGCGTGTGCACGTAGAACGATGAGTCACAGCCATTTCGTTGTGTGAAGGACCCCTGCTAAGTGCTCACCGGAAAGGCCGTGCAAAATAAGCACAACAGCCACTCGGAACAAATCCAAGAAAGGTCAACATCGAATTCTCTGTGGGGGTGGGCAGAAGGATGGGGGAAAATAGACAAACGGCGAACGATGAAGGACGAACAGCGAATGCGCGGTATAGAGCAGCCATATTGCACAAATTATGCACACGCAAGGGGCCTACTTCAAACGCAAGTGCACATCCGGCAACTTCGTTCGTATCAATTCTTCTATGACGATAATGTCTCTACGAAGCCCCCTCATTTCGCTGTTGTAATAATCTGCGTGGTGTGAAGGGGAAGGTGAGATGATTTAGGAGGGGGACACAGCCATATAAAGATACGTGTGATGGGTGCCAATTAGAACCGAATGGTGTGAACGCCACAACGCACGTGCTAACCGCTGATGTTAATTTTCTCGTGGGAATAATCCGAATCGATTAACTGGACAATAGACCAAAAAGctaattcttcttttaaaaatattaacgcGATGGCTGCGATAAAATTCATGCTCTGCGGGGGAGAATACGGCGGtcacaaagggggggaaaaaattataaagaaaAGTGCAGATCAAAAGTGTAGATCAAATTTGGGGAGGAAACATTAAGCAGAAGCATGTGTTAAACTTCACAGTAGGGTGCATCTCCGAAGATGGGACGGTAAAATAAGCCAATAACGCACTATTTCAATAGCTCAGGACATTTTCTTTGCACAAAAGCATAGCTATGCGCATATAtctctttaaaaatattatcctCATCAGGGGTAAGAATAGTAAGGTGAAATTTTTCGGCTTCTCCTCACCTGGCAGTAATTTATTTTGGGCTTATAAACAGCAAAAGCGTGCAGGACGTTCCTCAGCTGAACTAATCCGGGGGAATTCATTCGGTACTtcgaagaagggaaagaaaaaaaatacatatatataaatgcgtTAAGCGGGTTAATCTTAAATAACTATAAAGTCATCCCAAAGCCATTAGATTGCCGGGTACACTCATAGGACTGatcatatgtacacatcTAATTCTTGTTGATATAAAACTACACACACGTTTTTGTTATGGGGGAAGGTTCGGATTATGTCCAACTCAATTTGGCTGAGAACTTTCGCCTCGAGTTCACTGTTTAGGCATCTGCGCAGTTAAcaaaggaaggtaaaacCGTTTGTGGTGTGACAATTCGGGGTATGCAGCGTGCTTAGTCAATCACATGTTTGAATTGCCCAACTGGGGTGGCCATGTATGCCGCAAATGTGGGTACCACCACTGTTGTTGTAGCCACTGagtgttttatttttcccttttttcccctttttgtgtcCCCGCTACGGTTGCTTACTTTTCATATATGGTAGGATACTTCACGTACATCACCATGCTATCTAACAGGTACGGCCATATGTCCGGTCTGCAAATGGGGGAATTAGCACGGAGCGACTGTTACGTGTGGGCTCAATTCACTCACTTATTTATCctttcatttattatttttactattcTTCATGtggatattttatttttttgctcgACGGGTTGCATATTTGACGAACCTTAGCTTGTCCGGAATTCCCTTTCTAATTAGCGTCTTTAGgtagtaacttttttttatgtccctTTTGAAGGTAAAATATACCTGCCATCTATGGGAGGGGGACGAGGGAGGTGATGATCTCAGGTGTAATGcgcaaatgtacatatatcaGTGCATACACATCTGCGttggcacaaaaaaatgtggagaaCCAAGTCTCTCCCCCCCATGGCCAATGCGACGTGGCTTAGTTTCGCTCAGGGAGGTaccttttttcaatttttttcttatgctTCTCTAGTGCCCCTTTATCAGTAGTAGATTCGCCTGGGTAttctttattcttctcaAACCCATAATGGTCATATTCGTTATCTGAGCGGAAGGGGGTGAGAAGGAGATTTGCATGGAGATGGGAAGCGCCTACAAGTTGGTGACTGATTGGCATATAAGATTATTCGTTCCATCTACGCTGTTTTCTACTCTCATTTCGTCCATTATCTATTGTCTATTCTTTGCGCTCTCTTTTAGACTCCCCTCCCGCTTCGTTACCACTGTTGGCCGTCAGGTAATTATTCGATTCTGGGTTTGCATTAGAAAAAGGATTGTCTGATTCGAGGTCAAAGTTCTTATTCAATTTaatcttgtttttttctttgaagaaatttattctcattttttttttttttagaatgaCGCTCACCTAAAAATCATTTTCGATATTTACTCCTTGgataaatgtgtaaaataaTGCGCTTTCGGAACATCAATTACTGCCTTCCGTGTGTATTTGCTTCTGTTGGTTTGCTTCGTGTCACCAGGGGTACTGATCATTTGGTTGCTGTTTCCACTTCTAGCTCCGCTAATGCTTCACTCCTTTTCGTGCCCGGTCGGCTTGTCCTGCTATCAACTGAGGTGCTATACAcagtgctttttt
Coding sequences within:
- a CDS encoding GTPase activator protein; protein product: MRINFFKEKNKIKLNKNFDLESDNPFSNANPESNNYLTANSDNEYDHYGFEKNKEYPGESTTDKGALEKHKKKIEKRWQVYFTFKRDIKKSYYLKTLIRKGIPDKLRPDIWPYLLDSMVMYVKYPTIYEKCLNSELEAKVLSQIELDIIRTFPHNKNYRMNSPGLVQLRNVLHAFAVYKPKINYCQSMNFIAAIALIFLKEELAFWSIVQLIDSDYSHEKINISDYYNSEMRGLRRDIIVIEELIRTKLPDVHLRLKEFDVDLSWICSEWLLCLFCTAFPITTTLRIWDCLFYEGDKIIFRITLALFKMNQEKLIELNSLESILLLFKETTKNMVECDKLMYIAFNEIGVLKKKHIRKLRAKAEGIIKSGVT